The DNA window CCGTGGACCACGTGACCCGCGCGAGCGAGTGCGGCGGCCAGGGTCAGGCCGACGTAGCCCATCCCGACTACCCCGATTGTCTTGGGCATCGTCAGATTCCTTTCTTGAATCCCTGGGTCTCGGACGTTCACCGCGCCATCCCCTGGCGCAGCTCAGGCCCGTGATTCTTTTCTGGGTGCCGGTCTCGGACGTTCACCGCGCTCTCCCCCCAGCGCAGCCTGAGGCCGGTGATCCCTTCTGTGGTGGTGCTGTCGTCAATGGTGGCGCCGTCACGGGCACGGCGGACGGATCCGGTCCAGTTCGAGATCCGTCGCATAGCCCGCGAACCGTTCATTCGCGTACTTCTCGCAGGCGTTCTCACGATTCGTCTTGGCGCTGACGTAGTCGACGGCAAGAACGATCTTGCCCGCGTCCCTCAGTGCCCGTGTGTTGTCGAGGTTCTCGCGGCAGTACGACTCGGTGCATGCTTCATCGGTGGCGAGGAAGAACAGCTCTTCCATGCCGATACCGTCGATGGCCTCGGTATAGCCCTTATGGTGACGCAGCTCTGGGGAGTTCTGCGGGAATATCCAGAAATCAGCGTTGTGACTCTTGCTGTACGAGCTCATCCGCATGATCAGGTCGACCATCTTGCGGCCGAGGGTCGAACGCGACTCTCCGGGAACCTCCGAGAGTTCGATCTCCTCGTACGCCAAGGGAGTGTCCAGGTACACCCCGTCGAAACCGGCCTTGCGCGCCTGGTCGAGCCGCGGCCGGATGACGTTGTCCCACCACCACTTGTCCCAGTACTTCACGAAGTACTCCTGCGGCCAGTCGTCCCAGCGGTTGAGGATCAACGAGGGAGCCTCGCGTTGCATCTCGGCGTACTCGTGCCGGAAGTTCTCGATGCTGCCGATCTCGAAGTAGGCAAGGACCTTCTTGCCCGACCCACGAAGCTTGGAGATCTCCGAGCTGGCCCAGTAGTCGGTGTTCGCGTCACGGGCAAGATCGATGACGGCCAGCTGGTGCGGGGCGGCAGCCAACGCGTCCAGCCGGTCGTTCTGGTAACCCTGCAACTGGTAGACCCAGTTGGTGATTCGCGGCTTCACCCTCGGCTTCCTCGGTGGTGTGGGCTCCGGCTTGGGACGTGGCTTACGCGTAGCTGTCGGCTTCGGCTGGGGCTTGGTCGGCTTGGCTGTCGGCGGCCGCGGTGTCTTGGACGCAACCTTGGGTGTCGTCGTCGCGCCCGGCGTACCGGTCGTCGATCCCGGTGCCGTCGAACCGTTCGGTGTGGTGGGGTTTGTGGTGCTACGGCCTGCCGCGTCTGGGTTGTCGTCCCCTCCCCTGGAACAACCCGTAGCGACAAGTCCCAACAGCAGCAGGAAATACAACCCCACCAGGCGTTTCGACACTGCGTGTTTCTCCCGACTCAGCTTGCTTCCGCCAAGGCGGACCAGATCGATGTGACGGTGTCGTCGAGATCGTGCTGTGGCTGCCATCCGAACACGGTAGCGGCGCGGCTGATGTCCGCCCGGATCCAGCTGACGCTGGCCGAACGGGCCGAACCCGTTCCTACTTCCTCGATCTCACCCTTGAACCCGGCGACCTCGGCGAGCCGCTCGACAGCCGTGCGTACGGTGACCGCACGACCGCTCGCGATGTTGAACACCGAGTACGGCAAGGACGAAGCGACCGTGGCGGTCGCCACACCACGAGCGACGTCACGAACGTCGACGAAGTCGCGGTACGCCGTCAGCGGACCGAGCGTGAGGACCGATTCGCCTTGCTCGACTGCATCTTTGAGCTTCGCGGCCGCCCTGCCGAGAACGTTCGCGCTCGACACGCCACCGCCGATCGGGTTGAACACCCGCAGCGTCGCGCCACTCACCCGACCGTCCTGGGTGGCAAGGCTGAGTTGACGCGTCGCCGCCCAGTGACTGAGGCCGTAGTCGCTGACCGGGTTGACCGCGCTGTTCTCGGTGACCGACTCGCCCTCCGGGACGGGTCCGTACTCGCCGGCCGAGCCGAGGCGGACCAGCCGGATGCCGGGTCGAATCCGGGCGCACGCGTCGATCAGCTTCGCGACCACCATCGTGTTGGACTGCAGCAGCTCCGAGCTCGAACCGTCCAACAGCCCTGTGCAGTTGACGATCGCGTCCGGCTGATGCGAGCGCAGCACGGCCTCCAGGCCGTCGACATCGACGGCCTGGAGGTCACAGGTGGCGCGGCCGACCGGCCGGACCGAGGTCACGGTCGGGTCGGCCTCGAGCGCAGTAGCCACGTACCGCCCGATGAACCCCGACGCACCGAACAGCACAACCCTGGTCATACCGCGCGTTCCGTGATCCGCTCTGGTAGCAACATCGGACGCAGGCTCTCGAACTGCGCGTTGGCCTCGTCGTAGTCCTCGGGACGGCCGATGTCGAGCCAGTAGCCGTCGAACTCGTACGAGAGCGGGTTGCGCTGCTGGTCGAGCAGGTCGAGCACGAGCTGGTCGAAGCCCAGCGACATGCCCTCCGGGTACGGGTCGATCGTCTTACGGGACATGCCGTAGACGCCCATGCTGACCCGGTACGGGAGCGAAGGCTTCTCGGTGAACCCCACGACGTGACCGTCGAGGATGTCCAACACACCAAAATCGATCTTCGCCGCACGCCCCGCGGTGGCCACCGTGAGCGGCGCGCCGGAGAGCGCGTGCGTGTGCAGAAGATCGCTGTAGTCGAGGTTCGTCAGCACGTCGCCGTTCATCACGATGAAGTGCTCGGGCAGTCGGTCCCTGAGGTTGAACAGCGGTCCAACGGTCGACAGCGGCTTGTCTTCCTCCGCGTAGTCGATCTCCATCCCCCACCGCGATCCATCACCGACGAACGCCCGAATCAGGTGTCCCAGATGGTTGATCGCAATCGTCGCCGACGTAAAGCCGTAGGTCGACAGCTGCTGAAGCACGATCTCGAGGATCGCGTGGCTGTTACCGATCGGCACGAGCGGCTTCGGCAGCGCTGTCGTGTACGGCATCAGCCGCACTCCCCTGCCGCCCGCAAGTATCACTGCGTGCATTTCATCCCCACCCTCTAGTTGAACTACTTGTGATATCTAGCCTGCCCCAGTCGCTGGCTCATCGCGGCTAGAAAGAGCACGAACAACAGCAACGAGCTCCCTAGGAAAACGGTTGTATCGGCCAACGGAGATGGCCTCCCCGGTGACAACAAGGTGAAGGCGATGTGAAGACCCGCACACGCGGCGAGCGATCCACACAACCACCCGTATCTCGCCATCTCGGCAAGACGAAACCCAAGAAAGAACGTGCCGGCCAGCACGACCCCAGACGCCGTCATGACCACGGCGGCGGGAGTCAACATGTCGGCGGCCCGGAGCGCGAACAGCAGAATCACTGCCAGCAAGGCCGCCACCCCCAAACACACACCCACGTTGCGGGCGAGTAGAACCCAGATCTTACCGACGAACTCTCTCGGGTATCGCACCTTTGCAAGTAATGCTCGGGCTTCCGTTCCGAACTCCTTGGCCCGCCATTCGACCACCCCCATGGCCGTGATCAGCGGCACGAACCCGAGCAGGATCTCGAGATTCGTCAGCATGTAAGGAGCCTGCGAGTGCAGGAAGAAAACCGCCATCAAAGCGGCATAGGACAGCACCGCAGGGAGCTGGACGAATTCTCCACGTAGGCCCGCGCGAATGTTTGGCTCTTTGCCCTCCTTCTTTTTCAAGGTTTGGCAAAGCGCGACCACGAATGCGGCCACGACCGATATCACGACTTCGATGATCGCGATGTACAGCATCGGCCGGCCGACGATGAGATAGCACACGCCGACGATCGCCGCCGGCGTCATCGCGAGCAGCAGCAGGTCCTCGCGCCGGTAGAACATCAACAACCCCGACGCCATCTGGTACATCATCTGGCCCGCGGCGAGCAGCACCAGCTGGTAGCCGGCGCCGGTCGTCACGACCACGATCACGCTCGCGCCGACGCCGATCGGGATGGCGAGGAACGACGAGATCGCCAGCAGCTTCGCCGCCGCGCCGGGGAAGCCGCGGCCAAGCAGCCGGTACGCCATCCACGTCGCACCGCCGGCCCAGACCCAGCCGATCGCGCCGGCGAGGATCAGTCCGAGGGAAAGGGAGCGCGGGCCGACGAACGCCATCGCGGCCGGGAAGACCGCGGCCGGCATCAGGTAGAGCAGGCCGTGTCCGATGTCGCGGATCGCGGCGCGCCACTCGATCGGCGTCCGCACCTTGGTCGCGACGATCGGCTGGGTCGAGCCGACCCGGTACCGCACCTCGTCGGCGAGCGCGAAGACGTCCGGGTAGCCGTACTGGTCGCGGGCGATCTGGTCGGTGATGCCCTCGGACTCGAGGGTCGCGGCGACGTGCAGCCCGTCGACGGCGTGGAGCACCGTGGAGCGCATCTTCTCGGCGAGGTGGTCCACCGGGTCGCCGCTCACACTGTGCGTCGCCATCGCGGCGGCGTCGTCGACCATCGTGGTCATGGCGCGCTGGGCGCCGACGTGCGCCTCCGCGACGGCGGCAGCGTCAAGCTCGGCTTGACGGACTCGCTCGATGGCCGTACGTACCGCCTGGGAACGGGCTTCGACCTCCTGCGCCACCCGTACCTTGGCGTCTTCGGCACCCTGGTGGTCATCGGTCACGGATGCTCTCCCGCGGGCATCATGGCGGCTGTCCGAACGAGCGACTCGCTGGCTTCGGAGTCCGGATCGGTGTCGGTCTCGGGCTCGGTCCGCTGCGCTCCGATCTTCACGGACTCGGTGGAGGCCGGCTCTTCCTCCTCGGTGACGTGCTCGTAGACCGCGCGGTAGGCGTTCAGCGACTGGATCAGGGTGAACCGAGCCATCACACGCTCGTGCGCCTTGGTCGCGAGCTCGTTGCGCATCGCGTCGTCCGCGAGCAGCTTGACGCAGGCGTCCGCGACCGCCTTGAAGTCACGGGGGGCGACGACGAAACCCGTGTCGGCGACGGCCTCAGCGACGCCGCCGACATTGGTTGCCACGACCGAACGTCCGCAGGCCATCGCTTCCACCACGGTGTAAGGGAATCCCTCCGAGATGCTCGTCAAGGCGACGATGCTTCCCGCGTGGTAGGCGTGTACGGGCGTGGACACTCTTCCTTCCAGCACGGCGATTCCGGTGAGGTCGAGCTCCTCGATCAGATCCACGCAGCTCTCGTGGTAGACCTCGTTGCCGTGCGGGGTGGAGCCGAACATCCGCAGCTTCGCCTCGGGAATCTCCTTGTGCACGAGCGCGAACGCGCGGATCAGCGTGTGCAGATCCTTCAACGGGTCGATGCGACCCATGAACACGATCGTCGGCTCGTCAGGCTCGGAGTCCGCCTTGGGGAACTCGTCCGGCGGAACTCCGTTGTACATCGTCCACATGCGCTCAGGATCCGCGCCGTTCTGCAGCTGCCAGCGCCGGTTGTAGCTCGAGTGCGGCGCGAGTGCGTCCGCGACGAGGTAGCCGGCGCCGGCCAGCATGCGGAAGAAACTGAGGATGAGGACCTTCACCCCGTGCGGGGCGTTGTCGTTGACGTAGGAGAGGTACCGCTCGCGGAGGTAGATGCCGTGCTCCGACATCACCACCGGCGTGCCGTACCGCCACTTCGACGCCATCGCGACCAACATCGACAGGCCGTTCATCGACGCGTGCACGATGTCGGCCTCGACCGGCTTGGCGGCGAGCGGGCGCAGCATGTGCTCGATCAGCCAGGCCGCCTCGAGTGCGTCCGCGAGGGAGAGGTGCGTGGTCTGCACCTCGCTCCAGGCGTCCATCATCACGGTCAAGGCGTCGTTCGAGGTCAGCGCGTGGGACAGGTTGCCCCCACCCGCCGCGTAGTCGTACAGACCACGCAGCGCGTGGAGGAAACGGCGGCGGACGACCGACTGGTCCTCGACCGACTGCCGCAGCGGACTGATCAGCGTGGCGAGGAACTCCTCGTACGCATGGGCAAACGCTGGTCCGGGTGACCTCGACCGGCGACCGCCGGTCGGGGTCGGGCCCCAGAGCTCGATGGAGCGAACCCGAACCAAGTTGTCCGGAGACTCCCACACCTGCTCCTCCTCGCCGTCCACCGTGAGAGCGACCATCTCCCACTCGTAGTCGTCGAGGCCTCGGATGAGCTGGTCACACCAAACGCTGACTCCGCCCATCGCAAACGGGTAGGTCCCTTCCGAGACCAGCGCGACTCTCACGGCAGGATGCTGGGAGTGAACGTCACCGGGGTGTTGGCGGCCAGGGTGATCGGCGCGGACTTCTCCGCACCGTAGGTCGTGAACCCGGCCGTCGTCGCTCCGGTCATCGTGACCGATCCAGCCTGCGGGGACGTCACCGTGACCTTGTTCGTGGTCCGGTCGTACACCGCACGCGCACCCGCGGCCAGCGTCTCGAAGTGCACGTTGCGCTTCGACACGTTGTCAGCCAGCTTGGTCCAGCCCGGCGACAGCAGCGGCACCTTGTAGTACGAGGTGTACTTCGCCATCACCTGGTCGGCCCAGTCGCCGAGCAGCGTCTTGTTCTGCGTGCTGCAGAACTTCAGCCCGAGGATGTTGATGCACTTGTAGCTGTAGTCGCGCAGGTTGCCGATGTGGAACGTGTGCGTGTACATCGAGCCGGTCGCGACGTGCTGCATCGCGACGTCGGTCTCGAAGTTCATCAGCTGGGTGTACGTCTGGTTCACCGGGAAGAACGGGAACTTGCCGTTCGGCCCGTAGTACATGTTGTAGAAGTACGTCTCTTCCTCAGGCGTGGTGCTGAAGTACGCGATGTTCGTGGGCCAGTCCGGCACGATCATCAGGCTCGGGTCCATCGGGTGCCGCACGCCGCAGTTGAAGCAGGACGGCTGGTGGCTGACGAAGGACATGTTGCCGTGGAAGTACTTCACGCCCGCGGCCTTGGCAGCCGCGATGAGGTTCGGGTTCGACGCCATCAGGCCGTAGTCGGTCGGCGGGTCGATGTCGTTGTTGGGGTCCGGGTGGAACACTCCGAGTCCGGAGTACTCGCCGGTCTTGAGGATCTGCTTGTCGGTCGGCAGACCGAGCTGAGCACCGCGGGTGAGGTTGTTGTTGATCTCAGCGAGGGTGCTGGCGTAGTCCGAGGCGTTCAGCTTCGGGTGCGTCAACGTGTGGTTGACCCAGCGGAAGTTGTTCCGCAGGCAGCGCGACGTCGAGGTCAGCTGCGCGACGGTCCCGTTCGGGTAGCACGTCGTGTTGGAGCTCGTTGCCGCGTCGCCGGCGTTGTACGCCAGGTCCATCGTGAACGCCGAACCGAGCGGGTACTTCTGCCGCAGCTTCTTCTGCACCTCGTTGGCGTTGTACGCGTCGTGCGCGGTCATCTGGAAACCGGGCTCGGGCTTGTACGTGCCGTTCGGCAGCAGCTCGTCGGAGCTGTTGAACCAGTCGTCGACGTCGGTCATCAGGTAGTGCTTGTACTCGCCGAAGTACATACCGCGAGTCGCCCACCGGAACATGCCGTACACGAGCAGGTTCGTCTGCAGCAGGTACTGGTTGTTGGAGAACGAGAACGCCATGCGCTCGCGGCCGTCGGTCGAGGTGGACGTGACGCCGAGGATGCTGCTGCCGGTCTGGATGATCGACTTGGCGTTGCAACCAGCCTGCAGGGTGTTGCGGTAGACGTACGACTGCAGGATCGGGATCTTCACGCCGTTCTTCAGGTCGCTGAAGGCGGCCTGGCCGGTCGCGGTGAGCGTGGCCTGGAGGGGGGTGTCGCCGACGCCGACCTCGGTGCCCTGCCGCAGGCAGTAGTCCTCGGGGTAGGTGCCGTAGCTCGAGTAGACCGTCGCCTGGCGGACCTTGTAGTCACGCTCGTACGCCCAGAGCACGTTCCACTCGGTGCCGTCGAACGCGCTGGTCCCTGCCGAAGCGTCGAACAGCATCGCGTCGGTCAGCAGGATCGCGTTGTACTTGCCGGTGCCGTCCGCGCCGACGAGCTTGTCCGCGGTGAGCGGCGTGCTCTTCGCGTACAGGACGTCGTACCCGGCGCCGACGCGGTCCAGCGTCGTCTTCCAGGTCGGAAGGTGGATGTCGTTCGCGTCGAAGGCGACGACCAGGGCGCGCAAGGCGACCTTGTCCGTCGCGGCGAGCGTCGCGGCCTTCGGCGTCAGCGAACGAATCTTGATGTTGCGCTGGACGGGCACCGCGGCCTTGTTCTTCGGCTTGGCCATCGGCTTGGCCGGCTTGGCCTTCTGCGGCTTGACGGCAGACTTTGCCGGAAGTTGGTGATCGTGGTCACCCACGCGATCCCGCGCGAGCGGGTTGCCGGTGACTTGTTGGGTTGGGCCAGGGCCAGCGGTCTGGCCGGCCACCGCCGTGGCCCCGACGCCTGCCGTGACGATGGTCACGGTCAGCGCGAGGCGCAGCAGTACACGACGAAGTTGGGCAGGGTGGTTCATGAGATTGGCCCCCCACAGGCGCGATCCGTAATGAAGAAATGTGGCCCCGTACCAATGTAGCTCTGCGGCTACCAGGTAGTCGCAGCCCGACGTTAACAGTCGCCACTGAGAGCCGGAGTCGCTTTTGATCAATCGATGGGAAACATCGTCGTCACAAAGAGCGAACAAGCATCGCCGTGGCACGAACCGGACAATGTCCCCAGCGTCACAAGAGGTAC is part of the Tenggerimyces flavus genome and encodes:
- a CDS encoding NAD-dependent epimerase/dehydratase family protein, which codes for MTRVVLFGASGFIGRYVATALEADPTVTSVRPVGRATCDLQAVDVDGLEAVLRSHQPDAIVNCTGLLDGSSSELLQSNTMVVAKLIDACARIRPGIRLVRLGSAGEYGPVPEGESVTENSAVNPVSDYGLSHWAATRQLSLATQDGRVSGATLRVFNPIGGGVSSANVLGRAAAKLKDAVEQGESVLTLGPLTAYRDFVDVRDVARGVATATVASSLPYSVFNIASGRAVTVRTAVERLAEVAGFKGEIEEVGTGSARSASVSWIRADISRAATVFGWQPQHDLDDTVTSIWSALAEAS
- a CDS encoding sugar phosphate nucleotidyltransferase; amino-acid sequence: MHAVILAGGRGVRLMPYTTALPKPLVPIGNSHAILEIVLQQLSTYGFTSATIAINHLGHLIRAFVGDGSRWGMEIDYAEEDKPLSTVGPLFNLRDRLPEHFIVMNGDVLTNLDYSDLLHTHALSGAPLTVATAGRAAKIDFGVLDILDGHVVGFTEKPSLPYRVSMGVYGMSRKTIDPYPEGMSLGFDQLVLDLLDQQRNPLSYEFDGYWLDIGRPEDYDEANAQFESLRPMLLPERITERAV
- a CDS encoding endo alpha-1,4 polygalactosaminidase, which translates into the protein MKPRITNWVYQLQGYQNDRLDALAAAPHQLAVIDLARDANTDYWASSEISKLRGSGKKVLAYFEIGSIENFRHEYAEMQREAPSLILNRWDDWPQEYFVKYWDKWWWDNVIRPRLDQARKAGFDGVYLDTPLAYEEIELSEVPGESRSTLGRKMVDLIMRMSSYSKSHNADFWIFPQNSPELRHHKGYTEAIDGIGMEELFFLATDEACTESYCRENLDNTRALRDAGKIVLAVDYVSAKTNRENACEKYANERFAGYATDLELDRIRPPCP
- a CDS encoding Agd3-related carbohydrate deacetylase, whose product is MNHPAQLRRVLLRLALTVTIVTAGVGATAVAGQTAGPGPTQQVTGNPLARDRVGDHDHQLPAKSAVKPQKAKPAKPMAKPKNKAAVPVQRNIKIRSLTPKAATLAATDKVALRALVVAFDANDIHLPTWKTTLDRVGAGYDVLYAKSTPLTADKLVGADGTGKYNAILLTDAMLFDASAGTSAFDGTEWNVLWAYERDYKVRQATVYSSYGTYPEDYCLRQGTEVGVGDTPLQATLTATGQAAFSDLKNGVKIPILQSYVYRNTLQAGCNAKSIIQTGSSILGVTSTSTDGRERMAFSFSNNQYLLQTNLLVYGMFRWATRGMYFGEYKHYLMTDVDDWFNSSDELLPNGTYKPEPGFQMTAHDAYNANEVQKKLRQKYPLGSAFTMDLAYNAGDAATSSNTTCYPNGTVAQLTSTSRCLRNNFRWVNHTLTHPKLNASDYASTLAEINNNLTRGAQLGLPTDKQILKTGEYSGLGVFHPDPNNDIDPPTDYGLMASNPNLIAAAKAAGVKYFHGNMSFVSHQPSCFNCGVRHPMDPSLMIVPDWPTNIAYFSTTPEEETYFYNMYYGPNGKFPFFPVNQTYTQLMNFETDVAMQHVATGSMYTHTFHIGNLRDYSYKCINILGLKFCSTQNKTLLGDWADQVMAKYTSYYKVPLLSPGWTKLADNVSKRNVHFETLAAGARAVYDRTTNKVTVTSPQAGSVTMTGATTAGFTTYGAEKSAPITLAANTPVTFTPSILP
- the pelF gene encoding GT4 family glycosyltransferase PelF, with amino-acid sequence MRVALVSEGTYPFAMGGVSVWCDQLIRGLDDYEWEMVALTVDGEEEQVWESPDNLVRVRSIELWGPTPTGGRRSRSPGPAFAHAYEEFLATLISPLRQSVEDQSVVRRRFLHALRGLYDYAAGGGNLSHALTSNDALTVMMDAWSEVQTTHLSLADALEAAWLIEHMLRPLAAKPVEADIVHASMNGLSMLVAMASKWRYGTPVVMSEHGIYLRERYLSYVNDNAPHGVKVLILSFFRMLAGAGYLVADALAPHSSYNRRWQLQNGADPERMWTMYNGVPPDEFPKADSEPDEPTIVFMGRIDPLKDLHTLIRAFALVHKEIPEAKLRMFGSTPHGNEVYHESCVDLIEELDLTGIAVLEGRVSTPVHAYHAGSIVALTSISEGFPYTVVEAMACGRSVVATNVGGVAEAVADTGFVVAPRDFKAVADACVKLLADDAMRNELATKAHERVMARFTLIQSLNAYRAVYEHVTEEEEPASTESVKIGAQRTEPETDTDPDSEASESLVRTAAMMPAGEHP